One window from the genome of Anguilla rostrata isolate EN2019 chromosome 5, ASM1855537v3, whole genome shotgun sequence encodes:
- the LOC135255882 gene encoding leucine-rich repeat LGI family member 2-like → MKALPRDLFADLDSLIELDVRGNAFQCDCRAKWVMTWLKSTNATVSDIVCAGPDDMKDKRLNDLQRLQSDCTSTDFTLHQSVGVQSLSVDTFSYKSDVFVAIASPNTGSCMVMQWDHIEMNFRTYDNITGQSIVGCKSVAIESHVFVIVAQLFGGSRIYKFDEDQNRFSKFQDIEVAKVSKPNDIEAFQIAKEWFFIMADSAKAGMSTLYKWSDQGFYSYQSLHEWFRDTDAEFVSVEGKARLILASRSQAPVIYQWNKGAQKFLAQGEIPNVEDAVAVKAFRIKEDHYLALTRFIGDSKVLKWTSKDFVEVQALPSRGSMSLQPFSFKDRHYLALGSDYTFSGIYLWNPETKAFELFKEVYIHAPRSFTVVSTDRRDFLFASSFKGNTQIYEHVIVDLSL, encoded by the exons ATGAAGGCCCTGCCCAGGGACCTTTTTGCGGATCTGGACTCTCTGATTGAGCT GGACGTGCGGGGCAACGCTTTCCAGTGTGACTGCCGGGCCAAGTGGGTGATGACGTGGCTGAAGAGCACCAACGCCACCGTGTCGGACATCGTGTGCGCCGGGCCGGACGACATGAAGGACAAGAGGCTCAACGACCTGCAACGGCTGCAGAGCGACTGCACCTCCACCG ATTTCACCCTGCATCAGTCGGTGGGGGTGCAGTCCCTGTCAGTGGACACCTTTTCCTATAAGAGCGACGTCTTCGTGGCCATCGCCTCTCCCAACACCGGGAGCTGCATGGTCATGCAGTGGGACCACATTGAGATGAACTTCAGAACGTATGACAACATCACCG GGCAGTCGATCGTCGGGTGCAAGTCGGTGGCGATCGAGAGCCACGTCTTCGTCATCGTGGCCCAGCTCTTCGGCGGCTCGCGGATCTACAAGTTCGACGAGGACCAGAACCGCTTCTCCAAGTTCCAGGACATCGAGGTGGCCAAGGTCTCCAAGCCCAACGACATCGAGGCCTTCCAGATCGCCAAGGAGTGGTTCTTCATCATGGCGGACAGCGCCAAGGCGGGCATGTCCACGCTCTACAAGTGGAGCGACCAGGGCTTCTACTCCTACCAGTCCCTCCACGAGTGGTTCCGGGACACGGACGCCGAATTCGTCAGCGTGGAGGGGAAGGCCCGCCTCATCCTGGCCAGCAGGTCCCAGGCCCCCGTCATCTACCAGTGGAACAAGGGGGCGCAGAAGTTCCTGGCCCAGGGGGAGATTCCCAACGTGGAGGACGCGGTGGCCGTCAAGGCCTTCCGGATCAAGGAGGACCACTACCTGGCCTTGACCCGCTTCATCGGCGACTCCAAGGTCCTCAAGTGGACCAGCAAGGATTTCGTGGAGGTGCAGGCGCTGCCCTCGCGCGGGTCCATGTCCCTGCAGCCCTTCTCCTTCAAGGACCGCCACTACCTGGCCCTGGGCAGCGACTACACCTTCTCCGGGATCTACCTGTGGAACCCGGAGACCAAGGCGTTCGAGCTCTTCAAGGAGGTGTACATCCACGCGCCCCGCTCCTTCACCGTGGTGTCCACGGACCGCCGGGACTTCCTGTTCGCCTCCAGCTTCAAGGGCAACACGCAGATCTATGAACACGTTATCGTCGACCTGAGCTTGTGA